The Verrucomicrobiota bacterium nucleotide sequence TGACGCCCTTCAATTGCTGGTGATCGGCCGGGTCGGCCCGGAGAAGAACGCGTTCTGCCTCATGGAGGCGCTCAAGATTCTTGGACAGCGAAACAAGACGATTCCCTTCGTCCGGTGGGTCGGAGGCAAGGACACCAGCACGCGAGGATTGCAGTACTGGGAGCGCATCCGTCAGTGGATGGAAGGAAATCCTGACCTTCGGGCGCGTTGGGAGTGGATGGGGGAGCGTCAGGAGGCGCCGGCTCTCCTGGCGACGGCTGATGCCTTGGTGTTGTGTTCATTTTATGAGGGTCTGCCCAATGTGGTGTGCGAGGCATTCGCGATGGGGCGAATCGTTCTCGCCTCTCATGTCTGCGAGCATCCGAGGCTCGTGGCGGACGGGGTCAGAGGATTTCTTTTTGATCCGAGCCGGCCGGAGACACTCGCGGATGCGATCGAACGGTTGGAGGGTTTGGATGCGGAGCGTTGGTCGAGCATGTCGGCGAGCGCACGAAGCTATGCGGAGCAACATCTGAAGGTGGATCGAATGGTCCTCGAATTCGAACAACTCCTTCTTCGCTGCATTGAGGAGAGGCGTTAGGAAGCCGATGTGCGGGTTTGCGGGCATATTGAGGTCAGGCCGGTCCGCTGGTGCCGGAGTGGATGCCGAAGTCGAGCAGGCTGTTCAGCAAATGATTCAGTGCCTGCGCCGCAGGGGCCCGGATGGAACGGGCCTCTTCGTCAATCCAAAGGTGGCCTTGGGCCATTGCCGGTTGAGCATCTTGGATCTGAGCGAGGCGGGAGCCCAGCCGATGGTGCGGCAAGAGGGCGGAGTCGTCGTTGTTTACAATGGTGAGTGCTATAATTTCAGGGAGTTAAGGCAGGAACTGGCAGGGAAGGGCCGGGAGTTCAGAAGCCAGTCCGATACCGAGGTCGTATTGCAAATGTATGAGGCCTGGGGTCCCGACGGGCTGAAGCGATTGGAAGGCATCTTTGCGCTCGCGATCTGGGATAGGCGTCGAGATCGCCTCGTTTTGATGCGCGACCGGCTTGGGATCAAGCCGCTCTACTACGGCACCTCGAGATTCGGATTGGCCTTTGGATCCGAGATCAAAGCGGTCAAGGCGGCGGGAGGAGTGGACCTTGGGCTGGATGAGCAGAGTTTTTCGGAGTATCTATGGTTCGGCAATACCTTTGACGAGCGGACTTTTTACGGAGGAGTGCGATCGCTCAGGCCGGGGCACTGGTTGATCGTGGAGGGCGCGGAAGAGCGAATCGAACCCTGGTGGAAGCTTGAGGATTGGCTCGTGGACGTGCCGACGGGAGTCACCGAGAGCGATGCGGCCACGGAGCTTCGGGATCGCATCGATGTCGCCGTCACGCGGCAACTGATCAGTGATGTTCCCGTTGGGATTTTCCTCAGCGGCGGTGTGGACTCCTCAACGATCGCCGCGGCCGCGGTCCAAGCTGGAGGATCCAGTCCGGTAAGCTTTGCGGCTGGATTTGATTTTGCT carries:
- a CDS encoding glycosyltransferase family 4 protein codes for the protein DALQLLVIGRVGPEKNAFCLMEALKILGQRNKTIPFVRWVGGKDTSTRGLQYWERIRQWMEGNPDLRARWEWMGERQEAPALLATADALVLCSFYEGLPNVVCEAFAMGRIVLASHVCEHPRLVADGVRGFLFDPSRPETLADAIERLEGLDAERWSSMSASARSYAEQHLKVDRMVLEFEQLLLRCIEERR
- the asnB gene encoding asparagine synthase (glutamine-hydrolyzing); protein product: MCGFAGILRSGRSAGAGVDAEVEQAVQQMIQCLRRRGPDGTGLFVNPKVALGHCRLSILDLSEAGAQPMVRQEGGVVVVYNGECYNFRELRQELAGKGREFRSQSDTEVVLQMYEAWGPDGLKRLEGIFALAIWDRRRDRLVLMRDRLGIKPLYYGTSRFGLAFGSEIKAVKAAGGVDLGLDEQSFSEYLWFGNTFDERTFYGGVRSLRPGHWLIVEGAEERIEPWWKLEDWLVDVPTGVTESDAATELRDRIDVAVTRQLISDVPVGIFLSGGVDSSTIAAAAVQAGGSSPVSFAAGFDFAGGVDELSKARGVATQLGLEHHELRISGVDLASTLKQLARAHDEPFADAANIPLYLMCRELSGRIKVVLQGDGGDELFAGYRRYALLQNARWWKRCPTALVPVLRSGGAYGQRLGRLLDAMAQPDPAVRMALLLTMETRFEPPERLLMKERQVSLRNSTDPFLAYRGAAERFQTEDPVQQMLLTDLTVQLPSQFLCKVDRATMAASVEARVPLLDEQVVRLAVQLPSSWKTRGTQKKLILRNSQRTRLPGSVLDAPKSGFGVPYSFWLRTALREFAAERILDRSFRETFAVD